One genomic segment of Corallococcus silvisoli includes these proteins:
- a CDS encoding tetratricopeptide repeat protein: MSPAAAPTAAALPGRALRVRVYADADHRARVLHWERGFAAWLQRASEAVREPLGVTFELESARAWDRRGSNGPLEPVVDALEAADAGEDVDLVVGLVAAPPAFSDSQHELGFARVLGRHCVLRGIDAGLPVEARQRLEVSALLHEWAHTWGAPHVRDGRGWMSPKYDAAHEGFDARTLALLDAGRRHLPGARVELAAQKAWARELRAAVEGMSGPAWEGPERDFLLEWTDRVRAASVVLGPEGTPRSLTPLERQRLAEVIALEKAGRVEVAAEVMEPLAVRHPHDERVQLLACYLAVRLTPGAEATRQRCERAAARFPSEPSLRMNVALLHLHAGRFDEARDSLLAARRNLEARTDVEPVQWADLAGLFLRAHCVTWAEQTANRAPGLAASSAVLEQAALLRRQVALRPHGDAPPTVDPMREGFLVRSVIDIEALLHAGASGPARERITALAREFPETPSVMLVQCELHLLQGRLGAARTACERVLAFREDAVQAHLLLGVLATNTRAHARARAHLERVIALEPSRTEAWHLLAREYRGTRLLRPLQTRYREQFARDLP; the protein is encoded by the coding sequence GTGAGTCCGGCGGCGGCGCCCACCGCCGCGGCCCTTCCCGGGCGCGCGCTGCGGGTTCGCGTCTACGCGGACGCGGATCACCGGGCGCGAGTCCTCCACTGGGAACGAGGCTTCGCGGCGTGGCTCCAGCGCGCGAGCGAGGCCGTGCGCGAGCCGCTGGGGGTGACGTTCGAGCTGGAGTCGGCGCGAGCGTGGGACCGCCGAGGCTCCAACGGGCCGTTGGAGCCGGTGGTGGACGCGCTGGAAGCGGCGGACGCGGGCGAGGACGTGGACCTGGTGGTCGGTCTGGTCGCCGCGCCCCCTGCCTTCAGCGATTCCCAGCACGAGTTGGGCTTCGCGCGCGTGCTCGGACGCCACTGCGTGCTCCGGGGAATCGACGCGGGCCTGCCCGTGGAGGCACGGCAACGGCTGGAGGTGTCGGCGCTGTTGCACGAGTGGGCCCATACCTGGGGCGCTCCTCACGTGCGCGACGGGCGCGGATGGATGTCGCCCAAGTACGACGCGGCTCATGAGGGGTTCGATGCGCGGACGCTCGCGCTGCTGGACGCGGGGCGGCGGCACCTGCCCGGGGCGCGCGTGGAGCTGGCGGCCCAGAAGGCCTGGGCCCGCGAGCTGCGCGCGGCGGTGGAGGGCATGTCTGGCCCCGCGTGGGAGGGCCCGGAGCGGGACTTCCTCCTCGAATGGACCGACCGCGTCCGCGCCGCCAGCGTCGTGTTGGGGCCGGAAGGGACGCCCCGGTCGCTGACGCCGCTGGAGCGGCAGCGGCTGGCGGAGGTCATCGCGTTGGAGAAGGCCGGCCGGGTGGAGGTGGCCGCCGAGGTCATGGAGCCCCTCGCCGTGCGGCATCCCCACGACGAACGCGTGCAGTTGCTCGCGTGCTACCTCGCGGTGCGGCTGACGCCGGGGGCGGAGGCCACGCGTCAGCGCTGCGAGCGGGCCGCCGCGCGCTTTCCCAGTGAGCCTTCGCTGCGGATGAACGTCGCGCTGCTCCACCTGCACGCGGGCCGTTTCGATGAAGCGCGCGACAGCCTGCTGGCCGCGAGACGGAACCTCGAGGCCCGAACCGATGTGGAGCCCGTGCAGTGGGCGGATCTGGCGGGCCTCTTCCTTCGCGCCCACTGCGTGACATGGGCGGAGCAGACCGCGAACCGGGCCCCGGGGCTCGCCGCGTCGTCCGCGGTGCTCGAGCAGGCGGCGCTGTTGCGGAGACAGGTGGCGCTGCGTCCCCACGGGGATGCGCCCCCGACCGTGGATCCCATGCGCGAAGGGTTCCTCGTACGCTCGGTCATCGACATCGAGGCCCTGCTGCATGCCGGCGCTTCCGGTCCGGCGCGCGAACGCATCACGGCGCTCGCACGGGAGTTTCCAGAGACCCCCTCCGTCATGCTCGTGCAGTGCGAGCTGCACCTGCTCCAGGGGCGCCTGGGCGCGGCGCGCACCGCCTGCGAGCGCGTGCTCGCCTTCCGGGAGGACGCCGTGCAGGCACACCTGCTGCTGGGCGTGCTGGCGACGAACACCCGCGCGCACGCTCGCGCACGGGCGCACCTGGAGCGCGTCATCGCGCTGGAGCCTTCGCGCACGGAGGCCTGGCACCTGCTTGCCCGCGAGTACCGGGGCACGCGGCTGCTGCGTCCTCTCCAGACCCGCTATCGCGAGCAGTTCGCTCGCGACCTTCCATGA